A single region of the Chloroflexota bacterium genome encodes:
- a CDS encoding uracil-DNA glycosylase — translation MTRSRQRRRIRRSSRSSSSTRSPSSPPARTRRSSSRPRALRSSERRRPCGRSSWTCRRCRPAEADLARTRTGAEPGSPVDGLEALRAEIIACRRCPRLVEWRERVAREKVARFADEPYWGRPLAGFGDPEARILIVGLAPAAHGGNRTGRVFTGDRSGDFLWSALHVNGLADRPSSRRADDGLTLRGVYIAAAVRCAPPANRPTIEERDRCLPFLQRELAFLPRIRVIVALGAFGWDAVLRVLGADGHAIRPRPRFGHGAEAVVGPYVLFGSYHPSQQNTFTGRLTTPMFETLLARAKAATR, via the coding sequence ATGACGCGATCAAGGCAGCGGCGCCGGATCCGACGCTCGTCGCGATCCTCCAGCTCGACACGCTCGCCAAGTTCGCCGCCAGCGAGAACACGAAGATCGTCATCCCGGCCGAGAGCTCTGCGCTCCTCGGAGCGGCGCAGGCCCTGCGGTCGGTCCTCATGGACGTGCCGACGCTGCCGCCCAGCGGAAGCTGACCTGGCGAGGACGAGAACGGGCGCCGAGCCCGGTTCGCCGGTCGACGGCCTCGAGGCGCTCCGCGCCGAGATCATCGCCTGCCGCCGCTGTCCGCGTCTCGTCGAGTGGCGCGAACGAGTCGCCCGCGAGAAGGTCGCGCGCTTCGCGGACGAGCCGTACTGGGGTCGTCCGCTGGCCGGCTTCGGCGATCCCGAGGCGCGGATCCTCATCGTCGGGCTCGCCCCGGCGGCGCACGGCGGCAACCGGACCGGGCGAGTCTTCACCGGCGACCGGTCGGGCGATTTCCTGTGGTCCGCGCTTCATGTCAACGGGCTCGCCGACAGGCCGTCATCGCGCCGGGCGGACGACGGCCTCACCCTCCGCGGGGTCTACATCGCCGCGGCGGTCCGCTGTGCGCCACCCGCGAACCGACCGACGATCGAAGAGCGCGACCGATGTCTCCCATTCCTCCAGCGGGAGCTGGCGTTCCTGCCAAGGATTCGAGTCATCGTCGCCCTCGGCGCCTTCGGGTGGGACGCCGTCTTGCGCGTCCTCGGGGCGGACGGCCACGCCATCAGGCCGCGGCCACGGTTCGGGCACGGCGCGGAGGCGGTCGTCGGGCCGTACGTCCTGTTCGGGTCGTATCACCCGAGCCAGCAGAACACGTTCACCGGCCGCCTCACCACGCCAATGTTCGAGACGCTGCTCGCGCGGGCGAAAGCCGCGACCCGGTAG
- a CDS encoding NfeD family protein encodes MTMLFLWVVAGLVLLAVELHTVAFYALFLAAGSFVAAILVIFVPDSPVWVQALLAAVASIVGMLALRPFASRAFLNRRDGVVSRGVHGGLVGQEALTLDAIGDEHHPGHVLLASERWLAVTDHPDPLGSDVAVGVIAVRGTTLLVRPLERSAPFAEGGVRRG; translated from the coding sequence GTGACCATGTTGTTCCTGTGGGTCGTCGCCGGACTCGTGCTCCTCGCGGTGGAGCTGCACACGGTCGCCTTCTACGCCCTGTTCCTCGCCGCCGGCTCGTTCGTCGCGGCGATCCTCGTGATCTTCGTCCCGGACAGCCCGGTCTGGGTCCAGGCGCTCCTCGCGGCCGTCGCCTCGATCGTCGGCATGCTCGCCCTGCGGCCGTTCGCGAGTCGCGCCTTCCTCAATCGTCGCGACGGCGTCGTCTCGCGCGGCGTCCACGGCGGCCTCGTCGGACAGGAGGCGCTCACCCTGGACGCGATCGGCGACGAACATCATCCCGGGCATGTCCTCCTCGCGAGCGAGCGATGGCTCGCCGTGACGGACCATCCGGATCCCCTCGGCAGCGATGTGGCTGTCGGGGTCATCGCCGTGCGCGGAACGACGCTCCTCGTCCGTCCGCTCGAGCGTTCGGCGCCGTTCGCAGAAGGAGGAGTCCGTCGTGGATAG